A genomic segment from Pediococcus acidilactici encodes:
- a CDS encoding heme d1 biosynthesis radical SAM protein NirJ2: METRKLSPLKLFNFSLAAIRNTYENLFVVPEDRGLNIVDQSMSLTQINDTIAFAIQNQVPVQMQINLTASRVVELRGHLLLNRSGRLCIQDQNSNTTQTLEDAEIRSIALI; encoded by the coding sequence ATGGAAACTCGTAAACTAAGTCCGCTTAAACTATTTAACTTTTCGCTCGCCGCAATTCGCAATACTTATGAAAATTTATTCGTGGTTCCCGAAGACCGCGGACTTAACATTGTTGATCAATCGATGTCCTTAACCCAGATTAACGATACGATTGCGTTTGCTATCCAAAATCAAGTTCCCGTCCAAATGCAAATCAATTTAACGGCTTCTCGAGTGGTCGAATTACGCGGACATTTACTTCTCAACCGTTCGGGACGGCTCTGCATTCAAGATCAAAATTCAAATACCACTCAAACTTTAGAAGACGCGGAAATTCGAAGCATTGCCTTGATATAG
- the recN gene encoding DNA repair protein RecN: MLLELSIKDFAIIEKLDASFRQGMTVLTGETGAGKSIIIDAVGLLAGGRGSVDFVRTGADKAVLQGVFDIAEIANTKTVLEELGIEPTNDLVITRELHKTGRSVCRVNGTIVNLNSLKKVGQTLIDIHGQNEHQELMDSDKHLSLLEQFDYATIADTKQRYQRAFKEYTKLNRRLNQSLKNEHEWNQRVDMLQFQVDEIKAANLSEGEDEELEKRRDQLVNFQSISDALATSFQVLESEEGVSATDQIGNVMQEMQGIADYDEEYEQIADEVQNAYYSLEDVTNRVRSAIDSMEWNPAELDEVEQRLETIRQLKKKYGNSIAEILNYLAGIEKELAEMTGAGQNLDDLAAEVDRRFQETKQLGTQLTNLRQQMALKLEQAVREQLAGLYMEKTQFKVQFNSKNTPELDGLDDVEFLIQPNPGEDLKPLAKIASGGELSRIMLALKTIFARNEGVTSIIFDEVDTGVSGRVAQAIADKIHEISNHSQVLCISHLPQVAARADYQLHVAKKVVKGRTMTNLTVLDDEGRVNEIAKMLAGVDLTELSLEHARELLQMEHAHNPNN; encoded by the coding sequence ATGTTATTGGAATTATCAATTAAGGATTTTGCAATTATCGAGAAATTAGATGCCAGTTTTCGACAAGGGATGACCGTGTTAACCGGGGAGACTGGTGCCGGAAAATCGATCATTATTGACGCCGTAGGTTTGCTTGCGGGTGGTCGTGGGTCGGTTGATTTCGTGCGCACGGGTGCTGACAAAGCGGTTTTACAAGGTGTATTTGACATTGCGGAAATTGCCAATACTAAAACTGTTCTAGAAGAGTTAGGCATCGAACCAACGAATGATTTAGTGATTACTCGGGAATTGCATAAAACGGGCCGTAGCGTTTGCCGGGTGAACGGTACCATTGTCAATTTGAATAGTTTAAAAAAGGTTGGGCAAACTTTAATTGATATCCATGGTCAAAATGAACATCAGGAATTGATGGACAGCGATAAACATTTAAGCCTGCTAGAACAATTTGACTATGCTACGATTGCAGATACTAAGCAACGGTATCAACGGGCATTTAAGGAATACACTAAGCTAAACCGGCGTTTAAACCAAAGTCTCAAAAATGAGCACGAATGGAATCAACGGGTGGATATGTTACAATTCCAAGTTGATGAGATTAAGGCTGCAAACCTTTCTGAAGGAGAAGACGAGGAGCTGGAAAAGCGGCGGGATCAATTGGTTAATTTTCAAAGCATTTCAGACGCACTGGCAACTAGTTTTCAAGTTTTAGAAAGCGAAGAGGGTGTTTCTGCAACCGATCAAATTGGTAATGTAATGCAAGAAATGCAAGGAATTGCGGACTACGATGAAGAATACGAACAAATTGCCGACGAAGTGCAAAATGCGTATTATTCATTAGAGGACGTGACTAATCGGGTCCGTTCGGCAATTGATTCGATGGAATGGAACCCTGCCGAACTAGACGAAGTTGAACAACGTTTAGAAACGATTCGCCAATTAAAAAAGAAGTACGGAAATTCAATTGCTGAAATCCTCAACTACTTAGCCGGAATCGAAAAAGAGCTGGCAGAAATGACGGGAGCGGGCCAAAACCTGGATGACTTAGCTGCTGAAGTAGACCGGCGCTTCCAAGAAACTAAGCAATTAGGTACGCAGCTAACTAATTTGCGGCAACAGATGGCTTTAAAGCTGGAGCAGGCGGTGCGGGAACAATTAGCGGGCCTATATATGGAGAAAACTCAATTTAAGGTGCAATTTAATTCTAAAAACACGCCCGAACTAGATGGACTGGATGACGTTGAATTTTTAATTCAGCCGAATCCAGGTGAAGACTTAAAACCATTAGCTAAAATTGCTTCTGGTGGAGAGCTATCCCGAATTATGCTAGCCCTGAAAACAATCTTTGCACGTAACGAAGGGGTTACCAGCATTATTTTTGACGAAGTTGATACGGGAGTTAGCGGACGAGTTGCTCAAGCAATTGCAGATAAAATTCATGAGATTTCAAACCATTCGCAAGTGTTATGTATTTCCCATTTACCGCAGGTTGCTGCACGGGCGGATTATCAATTGCACGTGGCTAAAAAAGTGGTTAAGGGGCGTACCATGACCAATTTGACGGTGTTAGACGACGAAGGCCGGGTCAACGAAATTGCCAAGATGTTGGCAGGAGTAGATTTGACCGAATTGAGTTTAGAACATGCTCGAGAACTCCTTCAAATGGAACATGCACACAACCCTAATAACTAA
- the coaBC gene encoding bifunctional phosphopantothenoylcysteine decarboxylase/phosphopantothenate--cysteine ligase CoaBC — MKILFVITGGIAEYKVVEAVRYQVKAGNAVKVVMTKMAEEFVTPLTFATLTNEPVYDDFKSHLGKPVAHVALADWADQIVVAPATANFIAKMALGIADDFASTVVLASAAKKKVLPAMNVNMWENPAVQRNLAQLKADGVEILEPAVGELAEGYAGKGRFPAAEVVNQFISQPATSRQLVGYKVVVTAGGTREAIDPVRYIGNRSSGKMGFVLAQQAAAAGATVTLITGPTNLKLANDTQIKRIDIEDVNSLKAALEQEIQTADVLIMAAAVSDYRVAKVSTHKLKKKDFKNGLQLELVENPDILATLSRPAQLKYVVGFAAETDDLLKNATQKMQRKGLDMVVANDVGDPEIGFNVDDNAVTILRPGQASKTIAKQSKTMIAKSILEMVSQELK; from the coding sequence ATGAAAATATTATTTGTGATTACCGGTGGAATTGCCGAATATAAGGTGGTTGAAGCGGTTCGGTATCAGGTGAAGGCTGGTAATGCGGTAAAAGTTGTAATGACTAAAATGGCTGAAGAATTTGTCACTCCATTGACGTTTGCAACGTTAACTAATGAACCAGTCTACGACGACTTTAAATCCCATTTGGGAAAGCCGGTTGCGCACGTTGCCTTAGCCGATTGGGCAGATCAAATTGTGGTAGCTCCCGCTACTGCAAACTTCATTGCAAAGATGGCACTCGGAATCGCAGATGACTTTGCATCCACGGTAGTGTTAGCTTCGGCGGCTAAGAAGAAAGTATTGCCAGCAATGAATGTTAATATGTGGGAAAATCCAGCAGTGCAACGTAATTTGGCGCAACTTAAGGCGGATGGCGTAGAAATTTTAGAACCAGCCGTGGGTGAATTGGCGGAAGGCTACGCAGGCAAAGGACGTTTCCCAGCAGCAGAAGTAGTTAACCAATTTATCAGTCAACCAGCTACCAGTCGCCAGTTAGTGGGCTATAAAGTAGTGGTTACTGCGGGAGGAACTCGTGAAGCCATTGATCCGGTACGCTACATTGGCAACCGTTCGTCGGGAAAAATGGGCTTTGTATTAGCTCAACAGGCCGCTGCAGCCGGCGCCACGGTAACCTTGATTACTGGGCCGACTAATTTAAAACTTGCTAACGATACGCAAATTAAAAGAATTGATATTGAGGACGTTAACAGCCTTAAAGCGGCTTTAGAACAAGAAATCCAAACGGCAGACGTGTTGATTATGGCAGCCGCGGTCTCTGATTACCGGGTTGCAAAGGTTAGCACACATAAGCTGAAAAAGAAGGATTTTAAAAACGGCTTGCAGCTTGAACTGGTAGAAAATCCTGATATCTTAGCCACGTTGTCCCGGCCGGCACAATTAAAATACGTGGTAGGATTTGCAGCCGAGACAGATGATTTGTTGAAAAACGCTACCCAAAAAATGCAACGAAAGGGCTTAGATATGGTGGTGGCTAACGACGTTGGTGATCCCGAAATTGGGTTTAACGTCGATGATAATGCCGTGACGATCTTACGACCAGGGCAAGCAAGCAAGACGATCGCTAAACAATCTAAAACAATGATTGCTAAGTCGATCTTAGAAATGGTTAGTCAAGAATTGAAGTAA
- a CDS encoding DNA-binding protein — protein sequence MRKNQRHALIKQIINNHQVGRQEDIVRILQEQGIQVTQATISRDIKELQLVKVATVDGRLRYALPKTDSSQIEQRFFNLLATALITIRVQDQLVYIDLKPGNGPSVAATLKQVNYSFVFAVIADDDGVLVVCKDNARAVQLRKRITKAIAYT from the coding sequence ATGCGTAAAAATCAACGACACGCCCTCATTAAACAAATTATCAATAATCATCAGGTTGGGCGACAGGAAGATATTGTCCGAATTCTCCAAGAACAGGGGATTCAAGTTACACAAGCGACCATTTCGCGTGACATTAAAGAATTGCAATTAGTTAAGGTTGCTACGGTAGATGGGCGACTCCGCTATGCTTTACCCAAAACGGATAGCTCACAAATTGAGCAACGTTTTTTTAACTTATTAGCAACCGCCTTAATTACCATTAGGGTGCAAGACCAACTAGTATACATAGATTTAAAACCGGGGAACGGGCCAAGTGTGGCCGCAACCTTAAAACAGGTTAACTATAGCTTTGTATTTGCCGTGATTGCCGATGATGACGGAGTGTTGGTGGTTTGCAAAGATAATGCGCGCGCTGTGCAATTAAGAAAAAGAATCACCAAAGCGATTGCGTATACCTAG
- the rpoZ gene encoding DNA-directed RNA polymerase subunit omega — MILYPSVDKLLERVDSRYSLIMLASKRAHQLDEGAPELLDHYSSHKNVGKALEEIVAGDVVIDPNEKDL; from the coding sequence ATGATTTTATATCCTTCAGTTGATAAATTGCTTGAACGGGTTGATTCTCGTTATTCATTAATTATGTTAGCAAGCAAGCGGGCACACCAATTAGATGAGGGTGCACCAGAATTACTTGACCACTATAGTTCACATAAAAACGTTGGGAAGGCCCTCGAAGAAATTGTTGCGGGCGACGTAGTTATTGACCCTAACGAAAAAGATCTATAA
- the gmk gene encoding guanylate kinase, producing MAKRGMLIVLSGPSGVGKGTVRKAIFDQGGNDFQYSVSMTTRKPREGEVNGVDYYFVSKAEFEKNIEEGQMLEYAKYVDNYYGTPLKYINQTLDSGRDVFLEIEVNGARQVREKMPDGVFLFLTPPDLMELKQRIINRGTEDIETINKRMAKAVDEIKTMHDYDYAIVNDKVENAVESIKNIIKGEHLRVSRVYPEYQEMLGEL from the coding sequence ATGGCGAAAAGAGGAATGTTGATTGTTCTTTCGGGACCTTCCGGTGTGGGTAAGGGAACGGTTAGAAAAGCAATCTTTGATCAAGGTGGAAATGATTTCCAATATTCAGTGTCAATGACCACTAGAAAACCTCGTGAAGGCGAGGTAAACGGAGTAGATTATTACTTCGTGTCTAAGGCTGAATTTGAGAAAAACATCGAAGAAGGTCAAATGCTAGAGTATGCCAAATATGTTGACAATTACTATGGTACCCCGTTAAAATATATCAACCAGACTTTAGATTCTGGTCGCGACGTTTTTCTAGAAATCGAAGTTAACGGAGCTCGTCAAGTCCGCGAAAAAATGCCAGATGGCGTCTTTTTATTTTTAACACCGCCTGATTTAATGGAGTTAAAGCAACGAATTATTAATCGGGGAACGGAAGATATTGAGACGATTAATAAACGGATGGCTAAGGCAGTTGACGAAATTAAGACGATGCATGATTATGATTACGCAATTGTCAATGATAAGGTCGAAAATGCCGTTGAATCAATTAAAAACATCATTAAGGGAGAACATTTACGTGTTTCGCGCGTATATCCTGAATACCAAGAAATGTTAGGAGAGTTGTAA